The Sphingomonas sanxanigenens DSM 19645 = NX02 genome includes a region encoding these proteins:
- a CDS encoding dipeptide epimerase, with translation MAAPSNGGLALSLAVERFPYHRPFRISGHVFTETALLVAELSDGAHRGRGEGAGVYYLGDDIGHMLDEAERVRPAIEAGATRAELQRLLPPGGARNAIDCAFWELEAQRAGRPVWQLAGLEAPRPLPSTLTLGADAPAAMAEAALAIDRAAPIKVKLTGDVDEDLARIAAIRAARPDAWIGVDANQSYNLQTLPRLMPGLLGAKVAQLEQPLARGREADLDGLERPLPFVADESALSLGDTEALVGRFDAVNIKLDKCGGLTEGLAIARQARALGLDVMVGNMMGSSLSMAPSYLVGQLCDIVDLDGPTFLARDRHPGVVYENGMIHCPQAIWGAA, from the coding sequence ATGGCAGCACCGTCCAATGGGGGACTGGCGCTCAGCCTCGCGGTCGAGCGCTTCCCCTACCACCGCCCGTTCCGCATCTCCGGCCATGTCTTCACCGAGACCGCGCTGCTCGTCGCCGAACTGTCGGACGGCGCGCATCGCGGCCGCGGCGAGGGTGCCGGCGTCTATTACCTTGGCGACGATATCGGCCATATGCTCGACGAAGCGGAGCGCGTGCGGCCCGCGATCGAGGCCGGGGCGACGCGGGCCGAGTTGCAGCGCCTCCTGCCGCCCGGCGGCGCCCGCAACGCGATCGATTGCGCCTTCTGGGAGCTTGAGGCCCAGCGGGCGGGCCGGCCGGTGTGGCAGCTCGCCGGGCTTGAGGCGCCGCGGCCCTTGCCATCGACGCTGACATTGGGCGCCGACGCGCCGGCAGCGATGGCGGAGGCCGCGCTGGCGATCGACCGGGCCGCGCCGATCAAGGTCAAGCTCACCGGCGATGTCGACGAGGATCTGGCGCGCATCGCCGCGATCCGCGCCGCGCGGCCGGACGCGTGGATCGGCGTCGATGCCAATCAGAGCTATAATCTGCAAACGCTGCCGCGCCTGATGCCTGGATTGCTCGGGGCAAAAGTCGCGCAGCTCGAGCAGCCGCTCGCGCGCGGCCGCGAGGCCGATCTCGACGGGTTGGAACGGCCGCTCCCCTTCGTCGCCGACGAAAGCGCGCTCTCGCTCGGCGACACGGAGGCGCTGGTCGGGCGGTTCGACGCGGTCAACATCAAGCTCGACAAATGCGGGGGGCTGACCGAGGGGCTCGCGATCGCCCGGCAGGCGCGCGCGCTGGGGCTGGACGTGATGGTCGGCAACATGATGGGCAGCAGCCTGTCGATGGCGCCCTCCTATCTGGTCGGCCAGCTCTGCGACATCGTCGACCTCGACGGTCCGACCTTCCTCGCGCGTGATCGCCATCCTGGCGTCGTTTACGAAAACGGCATGATTCATTGCCCGCAGGCAATTTGGGGCGCCGCATAA
- a CDS encoding dipeptidase: MTQSFPITRRAIVAGAVGTALSAPLINRGSFAFAAAPGRTYSRRAVDLVASSLVIDMLAPLKITLADDYVAHRLTDAEAAAFRTSGITGFHNSYGLGGPDARTKSLEYMAGWQGFAGRNSHVFTLVDTAEDLDRAKRDGKSAVIMGLQNAEHFERIEDVALFRRLGLRCAQLTYNSQNRIGSGCTDRVDGGVSDYGAAIIAEMEKRHMLIDLSHCGDRTTLDAIALAKGPIAITHSNARALIAHPRVKTDEAIKALAAKGGVMGITGVRMFVRLTDPTNVGHMADHIDHVAKLTAIEHVGIGSDADLNGYDDMVPAEYEALKSAYKGSYAFRDRIDIDGFDHPAKVFDLTEELIRRRYSDRNIAAVLGGNFRRLLGQAWGTQS, encoded by the coding sequence ATGACCCAGTCATTCCCGATCACGCGCCGTGCGATCGTCGCTGGCGCGGTCGGCACGGCCTTGTCTGCGCCCCTGATCAACCGGGGGAGCTTCGCCTTCGCGGCGGCACCGGGCCGGACCTATTCCCGCCGGGCGGTGGATCTCGTCGCATCCTCGCTCGTCATCGACATGCTGGCGCCGCTCAAGATCACCCTGGCGGACGATTATGTCGCGCACCGCCTGACCGATGCCGAGGCTGCCGCGTTCCGCACCAGCGGTATTACCGGCTTTCACAACAGCTATGGCCTCGGCGGGCCCGACGCGCGGACCAAATCGCTGGAATATATGGCGGGCTGGCAGGGCTTTGCCGGGCGCAACAGCCATGTCTTCACGTTGGTCGACACCGCCGAGGATCTCGATCGCGCCAAGCGCGACGGCAAGAGCGCGGTCATCATGGGGCTGCAGAACGCCGAGCATTTCGAGCGGATCGAGGATGTCGCGCTGTTCCGCAGGCTCGGCCTGCGCTGCGCGCAGCTGACCTACAACAGCCAGAACCGCATCGGATCGGGCTGCACCGATCGCGTCGATGGCGGCGTCAGCGATTATGGCGCGGCGATCATCGCCGAGATGGAAAAGCGGCATATGCTGATCGACCTCTCGCATTGCGGCGACCGCACCACGCTGGACGCCATCGCGCTGGCGAAGGGCCCGATCGCGATCACCCACAGCAATGCCCGCGCGCTGATCGCGCATCCGCGCGTCAAGACCGACGAGGCGATCAAGGCGCTCGCCGCCAAGGGCGGCGTGATGGGCATCACCGGCGTGCGCATGTTCGTGCGCCTGACCGATCCCACCAATGTCGGCCATATGGCCGACCATATCGACCATGTCGCCAAGCTGACCGCCATCGAGCATGTCGGCATCGGATCGGATGCCGACCTCAACGGCTATGACGACATGGTGCCCGCCGAGTATGAAGCGCTCAAGAGCGCCTACAAGGGCAGCTACGCCTTCCGTGACCGGATCGACATCGATGGTTTCGACCATCCCGCCAAGGTCTTCGACCTGACCGAGGAACTGATCCGGCGCCGCTATTCCGATCGCAACATCGCAGCCGTGCTGGGTGGCAATTTTCGCCGCCTGCTCGGCCAAGCCTGGGGGACGCAATCATGA
- a CDS encoding TonB-dependent receptor, protein MMTKRGHFFAASLIALATASPAMAQAPAGEPREGDIIVTAQKRQQTLQEIPQSISVVGGEQLDRQQAKGFVDYAALVPGLSLQQANPGETRIVLRGINTGGASPTAAVYIDDTPYGPSTGQSNGATLAGDIDTFDIERVEVLRGPQGTLYGANSLGGLVKFVTTEPKLGTVEGKVQAGAEITRGGGEGWNANGVINLPLGDMLAVRVSGYYRKVGGFIDTVGIARKDANDYESYGGRASLLFAPTDAFSVRLTAIAQNIRSNSRASFDADPMTLEPLATDPNTGASTAGRMTRSEFYPEQNNVDYRLYNGTIGWDFGPATLTSVTSYGTLDQNEVYDASYQLPGIADAIYGGPGVPPLGTTFPAFAGQKKFTQELRLQSTDSDRFEWLIGGYYTREKGQLFQRYLPFELGSGAAIDPELTLPAGPGGANVTFPNFLSADLSSRYREYAGFGSVTWYVSDRFDITAGGRYSHNSQRTHQVLDGSLLFFSGSTVIPDIVMGDSSENVFTWSVAPRLELSDNAALYARVAKGYRPGGPNVVPPGAGAGFPTQYAADTLVSYEAGIRAETPDNSFAIDASVYYLDWRDIQVLVVYDTAIGPVGADGNGDSATSKGAEVTATLRPVRGLSVVLAGAYNDAKLDEDLPEGNGGFEGDRLPYAPKWTVNLSADYEWALGGSATAFVGGSVRMLSDQVTDFDDNYQTTFGRRLTIDSYAVADLRAGIQFDRYTLSVYARNLTDSRGLTSAAGFGTRPGTAVLASPIRPRTLGFTLGATF, encoded by the coding sequence ATGATGACGAAGCGGGGCCATTTCTTCGCGGCAAGCCTGATCGCGCTTGCCACAGCATCGCCGGCGATGGCGCAGGCTCCGGCGGGCGAGCCGCGCGAGGGCGACATCATCGTCACCGCGCAGAAGCGCCAGCAGACCTTGCAGGAAATCCCGCAATCGATCTCGGTGGTCGGCGGCGAACAGCTCGACCGGCAGCAGGCGAAGGGCTTCGTCGACTATGCCGCGCTGGTCCCCGGCCTCAGCCTGCAGCAGGCCAATCCCGGCGAGACGCGCATCGTGCTACGCGGCATCAACACCGGCGGCGCCAGCCCGACCGCGGCGGTCTATATCGACGACACGCCCTATGGCCCCAGCACCGGTCAGAGCAATGGTGCGACGCTGGCCGGTGACATCGACACGTTCGACATCGAGCGCGTGGAGGTGCTGCGCGGCCCGCAGGGCACTCTCTATGGCGCCAACTCGCTGGGCGGTCTCGTCAAGTTCGTCACCACCGAACCCAAGCTCGGCACGGTCGAGGGCAAGGTGCAGGCGGGCGCGGAAATCACCAGGGGCGGCGGCGAGGGCTGGAACGCCAATGGCGTGATCAACCTGCCGCTGGGCGACATGCTGGCGGTGCGCGTCAGCGGCTATTACCGCAAAGTCGGCGGCTTCATCGACACCGTCGGCATCGCGCGCAAGGATGCCAACGACTATGAAAGCTATGGTGGCCGCGCGTCGCTTCTGTTCGCTCCAACCGACGCGTTCTCCGTCCGCCTGACCGCGATCGCGCAGAACATCCGGTCCAACTCGCGCGCGAGCTTCGATGCCGATCCGATGACGCTGGAACCGCTGGCGACCGATCCCAACACCGGCGCATCCACCGCGGGCCGGATGACCCGTTCCGAATTCTATCCCGAGCAGAACAACGTCGATTACCGGCTGTACAACGGCACGATCGGATGGGATTTCGGCCCCGCCACGCTGACCTCGGTCACCAGCTACGGCACGCTCGACCAGAACGAGGTCTATGATGCGAGCTACCAGCTCCCGGGCATCGCCGACGCCATTTATGGCGGGCCCGGGGTGCCGCCGCTGGGCACCACCTTCCCCGCCTTTGCCGGGCAGAAGAAGTTCACGCAGGAATTGCGGCTGCAATCGACCGACAGCGACCGTTTCGAATGGCTGATCGGCGGCTATTACACGCGCGAGAAGGGCCAGCTGTTCCAGCGTTACCTGCCCTTCGAGCTGGGCAGCGGCGCGGCGATCGATCCAGAACTGACCTTGCCCGCCGGCCCCGGCGGCGCGAACGTCACCTTTCCCAACTTCCTCAGCGCCGACCTGAGCTCGCGCTATCGCGAATATGCCGGCTTCGGCAGCGTGACCTGGTATGTGTCCGACCGTTTCGACATCACCGCGGGCGGGCGCTACAGCCATAACAGCCAGCGGACGCATCAGGTGCTCGATGGATCGCTGCTGTTCTTCTCTGGATCGACGGTGATCCCCGACATCGTGATGGGCGACTCTTCGGAGAATGTCTTCACCTGGTCGGTCGCGCCGCGCCTCGAGCTTTCGGACAATGCGGCGCTCTATGCGCGCGTCGCCAAAGGTTATCGCCCCGGCGGTCCCAATGTCGTACCTCCCGGCGCGGGCGCCGGGTTCCCGACGCAATATGCGGCCGATACGCTGGTCAGCTACGAAGCCGGCATCCGCGCGGAAACGCCCGATAACAGCTTCGCGATCGACGCCTCGGTCTATTATCTCGACTGGCGCGATATCCAGGTGCTGGTGGTCTACGACACCGCGATCGGCCCGGTCGGTGCCGACGGCAATGGCGACAGCGCGACCAGCAAGGGCGCCGAGGTGACCGCGACGTTGCGGCCGGTGCGCGGCCTGAGCGTGGTGCTCGCCGGCGCCTATAACGATGCCAAGCTGGACGAGGATCTGCCCGAGGGCAACGGCGGTTTCGAAGGGGACAGGCTGCCCTACGCGCCCAAATGGACGGTCAACCTGTCCGCCGACTATGAATGGGCGCTGGGCGGCAGCGCGACCGCCTTCGTCGGCGGCAGCGTGCGGATGCTGAGCGACCAGGTCACCGACTTCGACGACAATTACCAGACGACCTTCGGCCGCCGCCTGACCATCGACAGCTATGCCGTCGCAGATCTCCGCGCCGGCATCCAGTTCGACCGCTACACGCTGTCGGTCTACGCCAGGAACCTCACCGACAGCCGCGGGCTGACCAGCGCCGCGGGCTTCGGCACGCGGCCGGGCACCGCCGTGCTCGCATCGCCGATCCGGCCGCGGACGCTGGGCTTCACGCTCGGCGCCACTTTCTAA
- a CDS encoding DUF1611 domain-containing protein yields the protein MNAPTGRLVESLTLPQPYLLFLGDTTEAGFAKTAFGLADWAPDRCVGEWAAAGCTVTTGLPLLSPAEAKAAGARSLVIGVANQGGVIGESWIAVLVDAMEAGLDIVSGLHARLGAVPALAEAAKRTGRRLIDIRTPPADIPVGTGRKRTGKRLLTVGTDCALGKKYTALALHRAFAARGLDADFRATGQTGIMIAGGGMPMDAVVSDFEAGAAEMLSPDAPDDHWDLIEGQGSLFNPAYAAVSLGLLHGSQPDVFVVCHDPSRSVILGLEDFALPSIEEVIDLTIRLGRRTNPAIRCVGVSLNTSRYSAEAAEALMAAERERLGLPVADPIRGGPGFAALVENCLG from the coding sequence ATGAATGCGCCGACAGGCCGTCTGGTCGAAAGCCTGACGCTGCCGCAGCCCTATCTGCTGTTCCTGGGCGACACCACCGAGGCCGGCTTCGCCAAGACCGCCTTCGGCCTCGCCGACTGGGCGCCGGACCGCTGCGTGGGCGAATGGGCGGCAGCGGGCTGCACCGTCACCACCGGCCTTCCCCTGCTCTCGCCGGCCGAGGCGAAGGCGGCGGGCGCGCGGTCGCTGGTGATCGGCGTCGCCAACCAGGGGGGCGTGATCGGCGAGAGTTGGATCGCGGTGCTGGTGGACGCGATGGAGGCCGGTCTCGACATCGTCAGCGGCCTTCACGCGCGGCTCGGCGCGGTTCCCGCGCTGGCGGAGGCGGCGAAGCGCACCGGCCGCCGGCTCATCGACATCCGCACCCCGCCCGCCGACATTCCCGTCGGCACCGGCCGCAAGCGCACCGGCAAGCGGCTGCTGACCGTCGGCACCGATTGCGCGCTCGGCAAGAAATATACCGCGCTGGCGCTGCACCGCGCCTTCGCCGCACGCGGGCTCGACGCCGATTTCCGCGCGACCGGCCAGACCGGCATCATGATCGCCGGCGGCGGCATGCCGATGGACGCGGTGGTCTCCGACTTCGAGGCAGGTGCCGCCGAGATGCTCAGCCCCGATGCACCCGACGATCATTGGGATCTGATCGAGGGCCAGGGGTCGCTCTTCAACCCGGCCTATGCCGCAGTGTCGCTCGGCCTGCTGCATGGCAGCCAGCCGGACGTGTTCGTGGTGTGCCACGATCCCAGCCGCAGCGTGATCCTGGGACTGGAGGATTTCGCGCTGCCCAGCATCGAGGAGGTGATCGACCTCACCATCCGTCTGGGCCGCCGTACCAATCCCGCGATCCGCTGCGTGGGGGTGAGCCTGAACACGTCGCGCTACAGCGCGGAGGCGGCCGAGGCGCTGATGGCGGCCGAGCGCGAACGGCTGGGGTTGCCGGTGGCGGATCCGATCCGTGGGGGACCGGGTTTCGCGGCTTTGGTCGAGAATTGTCTCGGATGA
- a CDS encoding YkvI family membrane protein: MATRFQRYLLPGFALKAVIIGGGYATGRELAEYFVPAGPWGGLAAMLLATVAWSLIAAITFALARAMDAYDYRAFFRKLLGPAWVAFEAAYLIFVILILAVFGAAAGAIGAATFGWPAAAGSVLLAVAIVAVTAWGTGAVEEMFKYVSILLYSVYALFLLLALATFGGLIGQGFAQAPPPQGNWIADGLTYASYNIVGAVVILPVLRHLTSRRDAIVAGIIAGPLAMAPAILFFVAMMAFYPAIGAETLPSDFLLRRMGVPAFHILFQVMIFAALLESGAGAVHAVNERISGAIESRGRPPMGARPRAIIGAAILAGCMFVAARIGLVDLIASGYRFLAWLFLGVFVAPLLTIGVYSLLRTETSS, translated from the coding sequence ATGGCCACCCGCTTCCAACGCTATCTCCTCCCCGGTTTCGCGCTGAAGGCGGTCATCATCGGCGGCGGCTATGCCACCGGCCGCGAACTCGCCGAATATTTCGTTCCCGCCGGCCCGTGGGGCGGGCTTGCCGCGATGCTGCTTGCAACCGTCGCGTGGAGCCTGATCGCGGCGATCACCTTCGCGCTCGCCCGCGCGATGGACGCCTATGATTACCGCGCCTTCTTCCGGAAGCTGCTCGGTCCGGCCTGGGTGGCGTTCGAGGCCGCCTATCTGATCTTCGTCATCCTTATCCTCGCCGTGTTCGGCGCCGCCGCCGGGGCGATCGGTGCCGCGACCTTCGGCTGGCCGGCGGCAGCCGGATCGGTCCTGCTCGCCGTGGCGATCGTCGCGGTTACCGCCTGGGGCACCGGCGCGGTCGAGGAGATGTTCAAATATGTCTCGATCCTGCTCTACAGCGTCTACGCCCTGTTCCTGCTGCTCGCGCTGGCGACGTTCGGCGGGCTGATCGGCCAAGGGTTCGCGCAGGCGCCGCCGCCGCAGGGCAACTGGATCGCGGACGGGCTGACCTACGCCAGCTACAACATCGTCGGCGCGGTCGTGATCCTGCCGGTGCTGCGCCACCTGACCAGCCGGCGCGATGCGATCGTCGCCGGCATCATCGCGGGCCCGCTGGCGATGGCGCCGGCGATCCTGTTCTTCGTCGCGATGATGGCCTTCTATCCGGCGATCGGCGCGGAAACGCTGCCATCGGACTTCCTGCTGCGCCGGATGGGCGTGCCCGCCTTCCACATTCTGTTCCAGGTGATGATCTTCGCCGCCTTGCTCGAAAGCGGCGCCGGCGCGGTCCATGCGGTGAACGAGCGCATCTCTGGTGCGATCGAGAGCCGTGGCCGTCCCCCTATGGGTGCACGGCCACGCGCCATCATCGGCGCCGCCATCCTTGCAGGCTGCATGTTCGTTGCGGCACGCATCGGCCTCGTCGACCTCATCGCCAGCGGCTATCGCTTCCTCGCCTGGCTGTTCCTTGGCGTGTTCGTCGCGCCCCTGCTCACCATCGGCGTCTATAGCCTGCTCCGTACGGAGACTTCATCATGA
- a CDS encoding serine hydrolase translates to MSPARLLLLPLLCALAMPARAEPPADLDTMVEALRRKIGAPGVSIAVVEKGRTTVARGWGVRKLGAKDAVDGQTLFQTGSTGKAMTAAALAILVDEGKIAWDDPVIKHIPWFHMYDAWVTREITIRDLLVHRSGLGLGQGDLMFVPRTHLTRRQTVERVAFLKPRTSFRSAYAYDNILYAVAGQLIEEVTGQRWEDFMRDRVLGPGGMKQATSDSEDRFRTPNRSWPHARLSGALRGLGPQQVLEERDELGRNGAPAGGLALSAEDMAAWLKIQLAHGALPGGGRLFSEAQATEMWTPVVSMPITPLPESLKPAQPSYQAYALGWQVQDYRGHRIIQHSGGVFGSITRVVLIPDRDIGFAIMMNSEDSGMILGLYYDLLDHYLDQPDYGWTTKWQDWFEARLEDGRKFLAATRAVPPAKVGPSLPTARYAGRYRDPWYGDVVVASGPRGLTIDFTSTPRMAGRLEHWQYDSFVTAFDDPAIEPAYVTFALDAEGKVTGVTMKPVSKIADFSWDYQDLDLRPVEAGK, encoded by the coding sequence ATGAGCCCTGCCCGTTTGCTGCTGCTGCCCCTGCTCTGCGCGCTGGCGATGCCCGCACGCGCCGAGCCACCCGCCGATCTCGACACGATGGTCGAGGCGCTGCGCCGGAAGATCGGGGCGCCGGGCGTCTCCATCGCGGTTGTCGAGAAGGGCAGGACGACGGTCGCCCGCGGCTGGGGGGTGCGCAAGCTGGGCGCGAAGGACGCGGTAGATGGCCAGACCCTGTTCCAGACCGGATCCACCGGCAAGGCGATGACCGCCGCTGCGCTTGCCATCCTTGTCGACGAGGGCAAGATCGCGTGGGACGATCCCGTCATCAAGCACATCCCCTGGTTCCACATGTACGACGCGTGGGTGACGCGCGAGATCACGATCCGCGACCTGCTCGTCCATCGCAGCGGGCTCGGGCTCGGCCAGGGCGACCTGATGTTCGTGCCGCGCACGCACCTCACCCGGCGACAGACGGTGGAGCGCGTCGCCTTCCTCAAGCCGCGCACCAGCTTCCGGTCGGCCTATGCCTATGACAACATCCTCTATGCCGTCGCCGGCCAGCTCATCGAGGAGGTGACCGGGCAGCGCTGGGAGGATTTCATGCGCGATCGGGTGCTTGGCCCGGGCGGCATGAAGCAGGCGACCAGCGACAGCGAGGATCGCTTCCGCACGCCCAACCGCTCCTGGCCGCATGCCCGCCTCTCCGGTGCGCTGCGCGGTCTCGGGCCGCAGCAGGTACTCGAGGAGCGCGACGAGTTGGGCCGCAACGGTGCGCCTGCCGGGGGGCTGGCGCTGAGCGCGGAGGATATGGCGGCATGGCTGAAGATCCAGCTCGCCCATGGCGCGCTGCCCGGCGGCGGCCGCCTGTTCAGCGAGGCGCAGGCGACCGAGATGTGGACGCCGGTCGTCTCGATGCCGATCACGCCGCTGCCCGAGAGCCTCAAGCCCGCGCAGCCCAGTTACCAGGCCTATGCGCTGGGCTGGCAGGTGCAGGATTATCGCGGCCACCGCATCATCCAGCACAGCGGCGGCGTGTTCGGATCGATCACGCGGGTGGTGCTGATCCCCGATCGCGACATCGGCTTTGCAATCATGATGAACTCCGAGGACAGCGGCATGATCCTCGGCCTCTATTATGATCTGCTCGATCATTATCTCGATCAGCCCGATTATGGCTGGACGACGAAGTGGCAGGACTGGTTCGAGGCGCGGCTAGAGGATGGCCGCAAGTTCCTTGCCGCCACCCGCGCCGTGCCGCCTGCCAAGGTCGGTCCCTCGCTGCCGACCGCACGCTATGCCGGCCGCTATCGCGACCCGTGGTATGGCGACGTCGTGGTGGCATCGGGCCCGCGCGGCCTGACCATCGATTTCACCTCGACCCCGCGCATGGCGGGCCGGCTGGAGCATTGGCAATATGACAGCTTCGTCACCGCATTCGACGATCCGGCGATCGAACCGGCCTATGTCACCTTCGCGCTCGATGCGGAGGGCAAGGTGACCGGGGTGACGATGAAGCCAGTCAGCAAGATCGCCGATTTCAGCTGGGATTATCAGGATCTCGACCTGCGGCCGGTGGAGGCTGGTAAATGA
- a CDS encoding dipeptidase, translating to MKRLIPLFGAAALAACSPATDGTFPRAGIVPLPHAKMLVLDTHIDTPLHFTRQGWDFAERHDLATDLSQIDIPRMKDGNLDGGFFAIYTDQGPLTAQGYADALAFARTRSDLIDSVIAANADSIAPALTAADARRLEKNGKLIAFKSMENSYPLGEDLKLLDEFYKRGVRLAGPVHSKNNQFADSATDKPRWNGLSPLGKQWVAEMNRLGIAIDASHASDAAFDQLLDLSRYPILLSHSSLRSAYDHARNLDEGRLRKLAAKGGAMCISTIYMSEMNLSPERADLFGKYEHMDAMSPAEQADFIRRWHDLDKRESMWAADFETYMKMVLLAIEVAGVDHICFGADWDGGGGLKGIEDITALPKITDRLRAAGYSDADIEKMWSGNILRVVAAQGQ from the coding sequence ATGAAGCGGCTCATTCCCCTGTTCGGCGCCGCTGCGCTCGCCGCCTGCTCGCCCGCGACGGACGGAACCTTCCCCCGCGCCGGAATCGTCCCGCTGCCGCACGCGAAGATGCTGGTGCTGGACACCCATATCGATACGCCGTTGCACTTCACCCGGCAGGGCTGGGACTTCGCCGAGCGCCACGATCTCGCGACCGACCTGTCGCAGATCGATATTCCGCGGATGAAGGACGGCAATCTCGATGGCGGCTTCTTCGCGATCTATACCGATCAGGGGCCGCTGACCGCGCAGGGCTATGCCGACGCGCTCGCCTTCGCGCGCACGCGTTCGGACCTGATCGACAGCGTGATCGCCGCCAATGCCGACAGCATCGCTCCCGCGCTGACCGCGGCCGATGCGCGGCGGCTGGAGAAGAACGGCAAGCTGATCGCCTTCAAGTCGATGGAGAACAGCTATCCGCTGGGCGAAGACCTGAAGCTGCTCGACGAGTTCTACAAGCGCGGCGTGCGGCTGGCGGGCCCGGTGCATTCCAAGAACAACCAGTTCGCCGATTCAGCCACCGACAAACCGCGCTGGAACGGGCTGAGCCCGCTCGGCAAGCAATGGGTGGCGGAAATGAACCGGCTCGGCATCGCGATCGACGCCAGCCATGCGTCGGACGCGGCGTTCGACCAGCTTCTCGATCTCTCCCGCTATCCGATCCTGCTCTCGCACTCCTCGCTGCGCTCCGCCTACGACCATGCCCGCAACCTTGACGAGGGGCGGTTGCGCAAGCTGGCGGCGAAGGGCGGCGCGATGTGCATCTCGACGATCTACATGTCGGAGATGAACCTTTCGCCCGAGCGCGCCGACCTGTTCGGCAAATATGAGCATATGGATGCGATGTCGCCCGCCGAGCAGGCCGACTTCATCCGCCGCTGGCACGACCTCGACAAGAGGGAGTCGATGTGGGCGGCCGATTTCGAGACCTATATGAAGATGGTGCTGCTCGCGATCGAGGTCGCCGGCGTCGACCATATCTGCTTCGGGGCCGACTGGGACGGCGGTGGCGGCCTGAAGGGCATCGAGGATATCACCGCGCTGCCGAAGATCACCGACCGCCTGCGCGCGGCGGGCTATTCGGATGCCGATATCGAGAAGATGTGGAGCGGCAACATCCTGCGCGTGGTCGCGGCGCAGGGACAGTAG
- a CDS encoding MipA/OmpV family protein — MMIRYLLPVLATALLGSPARAQTTLDTTAPTTVANSPANTEEDDGRISGLIALGGGVIPAYEGADKYQATPFGLAAVRYRGIEFNLAGPELKVDFGGGGSFLFGPVIGLSNSRSRSDADGRVKLLDTIGNSASFGGFVGYRFGGNEAGQGRFVVSLQATKDSKKEKGVTVDAGLSYAAIRTQRVFATFDISARFNDKKYTRTFFGVTEAESVASGLDAYRPGGGISRVSAGVTAGYQLSRHWGVIARAGGGTFTGDAADSPIVRDGSISYGQALLGISYAF, encoded by the coding sequence ATGATGATCCGATACCTGCTCCCTGTGCTCGCGACCGCGCTGCTGGGATCGCCCGCCCGGGCCCAGACGACGCTCGACACCACTGCGCCGACGACCGTGGCGAATTCACCCGCGAACACGGAAGAGGATGACGGCAGGATTTCCGGGCTGATCGCGCTCGGCGGCGGGGTCATTCCCGCTTATGAGGGCGCCGACAAATATCAGGCGACGCCGTTCGGGCTGGCCGCGGTGCGCTATCGCGGGATCGAGTTCAACCTGGCGGGGCCGGAACTCAAGGTGGACTTCGGCGGCGGCGGCAGTTTCCTGTTCGGCCCGGTCATCGGCCTCTCCAATTCGCGGTCGCGCAGCGATGCGGACGGGCGGGTGAAGCTGCTCGACACGATCGGCAACAGCGCCAGCTTCGGCGGCTTCGTCGGCTATCGCTTCGGCGGCAACGAAGCCGGCCAGGGCCGTTTCGTGGTGTCGCTGCAGGCGACGAAAGACAGCAAGAAGGAAAAGGGCGTAACGGTCGACGCCGGGCTCAGCTATGCCGCGATCCGTACGCAGCGGGTGTTCGCCACCTTCGACATCTCGGCGCGGTTCAACGACAAGAAATATACGCGGACCTTCTTCGGCGTGACCGAGGCGGAGTCCGTCGCCTCCGGGCTCGACGCCTATCGCCCCGGCGGCGGGATCAGCCGCGTCTCCGCCGGCGTCACCGCGGGCTATCAATTGTCGCGCCATTGGGGGGTGATCGCGCGCGCGGGCGGCGGTACCTTTACCGGCGACGCGGCGGACAGCCCGATCGTGAGGGACGGCTCGATAAGCTACGGGCAGGCGCTGCTCGGCATCTCCTACGCCTTCTGA
- a CDS encoding RNA polymerase sigma factor, with protein MNRTMLIQQDDWSHAYGLHRASLLRLLMARTAIRSEAEDLLQELWIKLQQNPPEEVQDARAYLFRMAQNLVKDRLRARQRRMERDRRWADDVTDFAAAALDAVDRRKSAEEELLDREEVATLASAIANLPDGARRAFELHKLHGLSHADVANRLGISKSGVEKHMAVAMKNLKRTLLEWGTSQ; from the coding sequence ATGAACAGGACGATGCTGATCCAACAGGACGACTGGTCCCACGCTTACGGCCTGCACCGCGCCAGCCTGCTGCGCCTGCTGATGGCGCGCACCGCGATCCGCAGCGAGGCGGAGGATCTGCTGCAGGAATTGTGGATCAAGCTGCAGCAGAACCCGCCGGAAGAGGTTCAGGATGCGCGCGCCTATCTGTTCCGCATGGCGCAGAATCTGGTGAAGGACCGGCTGCGCGCGCGCCAGCGCCGCATGGAGCGCGACCGTCGCTGGGCGGACGATGTGACCGACTTCGCGGCGGCGGCCCTCGATGCGGTCGACCGGCGCAAATCGGCGGAGGAGGAGTTGCTCGACCGCGAGGAGGTCGCGACCCTGGCCTCGGCGATCGCCAACCTGCCCGATGGCGCGCGCCGCGCGTTCGAACTGCACAAGCTGCACGGCCTCAGCCATGCCGACGTCGCGAACCGGCTGGGGATCAGCAAGAGCGGCGTGGAAAAGCATATGGCCGTCGCGATGAAGAATCTGAAACGCACGCTGCTGGAATGGGGGACGTCGCAATGA